ACTAGGCATTCTATTTCCTCCCCATATAATAATTTTCCGTAGCTTTTTTACTGGGACTTTCTATATTAATACATTAACTTAATAATTCCTCTAAACTTTCATTCATTCCTCTATTTAATATATTTTCCAAATAGACCTTTACTCCATGCTTAAGTCCAGATAAGTCGTTCAAATCTCTTTCCCAGAAATCTTGATTTCCTAAGAATTTTTCCACTAACTCTTCTGTTGTAATATCCTTATCATCATAAGCTTTCCAAATATTTTTAAAGAATTCTAGGGCTTCAATATCGTCCTTAATTTGATACTCTTCTCCATCCCTAAAAGCAATTAATTTATTATCCCTAACCTCTGTCCCTTTATAAAAAGCAACCAAAGCAGCTAAAGAGAATACAAGCCTTTCAGGCAGTTGATTTTTTTCTTCAATGTATTTCACTAGTGAAGGTAAAACCCTTGTTTTAAACTTTGAACTTGAATTTAATGAAATATCAAGCCATTTATGATCTATAAATGGGTTTTCAAATCTCTCTAATATTTTCCCAGCAAAATCTTCTAACTCCTCGCGATTAAAATCTAAGGAAGGTATAATATCTTCAAACATAGCTTCTTTTATGAACTCGCCTACTAAACCATCATTAACTGCATCTCGAACAAGATCAATTCCAGCCAGATATGAAACAGGCACAGTAGATGTATGTGCACCATTAAGGATTCTAACTTTTCTGCTTCTATATGGAGTCATATCATCCACCCATTTTACGTTTAAGCCAGCTTTATGAAAAGGAAGTTTATCTTTTAATCTTTCGTCACCTTCGATAATCCAAAGATGGAATATCTCTCCTGTGTCTAAGTTCTGGTCACTGTATCCCAATTCTTCTTCTATCTTTTCTGTCTCATTAAAAGGGTAACCAGTCACTATACGATCAACTAAGGTATTCACAAAATCATTGTCTTCCTCAATCCAATTTTTAAAATCCTGTCCTAAAGACCAGTCATCAGCAAGTTTCAAGATAATTTCTTTC
This genomic stretch from Halanaerobiaceae bacterium ANBcell28 harbors:
- a CDS encoding tagaturonate reductase, which produces MSKNLNRLNKEYLKENLLGTELADYSAKILDYPERVIQFGEGNFLRAFVDWMLHEMNKKAVFQGRAVLVQPIPEGRVSNLNEQDNLYTLLLRGKQNGKVIDKREVISSVSRGLEAYNEWDKVLKLAEDPQVDIVVSNTTEAGIVYSPEDKLDDIPPESFPGKLTAYLYHRYQYFNGDKEKGMLIVPVELIDRNGDKLKEIILKLADDWSLGQDFKNWIEEDNDFVNTLVDRIVTGYPFNETEKIEEELGYSDQNLDTGEIFHLWIIEGDERLKDKLPFHKAGLNVKWVDDMTPYRSRKVRILNGAHTSTVPVSYLAGIDLVRDAVNDGLVGEFIKEAMFEDIIPSLDFNREELEDFAGKILERFENPFIDHKWLDISLNSSSKFKTRVLPSLVKYIEEKNQLPERLVFSLAALVAFYKGTEVRDNKLIAFRDGEEYQIKDDIEALEFFKNIWKAYDDKDITTEELVEKFLGNQDFWERDLNDLSGLKHGVKVYLENILNRGMNESLEELLS